tttaataatataaagttttttaacTATACTTACCTAGCTTCCTTTTATCTTCCGTCTTTAGTATTCTTTCGTATCTATACTCGATAGCGGTTCTTTTACTTAATCttaagcgttttagcttaataatatcgtttaACCTTTTTCCGTAAGTATATAGCGTAGTCTAGGCTTAGGCACTATCTTAGTATTATTTTTTCCTATAAGCGTATATTATCGTCTATATTTTAACTATTTACGTATTCGACGTAGTACCTTATATACCTTAATACGATCtatataacctaaaggctatcctttagtttAACCGGGTCCTAAAtcttttataaaatataatcgttTAGGTCTTCCTATTAAGCCTTTTCCTATCGGActataatccttttaacTAACTATAGTTTAccttttttatttactttacgtaccggctagtagccgtatagcgacttactttaataatactttatatatccgtatataatatattaagaCTAAAGTACTCTTTAATACTCCGGATACCTAGGAtaaaactatattatatttcccttataaagtatatactatataggtattaatatattttttagtaacttcgcgatcttaatattaataaccTTTTTACCTTTCTAATactttttttaacttttatataagagctttataagctataatatattttataaaataataattccgtacttactatactacctttttaatatcgtttacttagtaggtccttacgtaagACTTTCGTCTTTAGCGACCTCCGTAGTAATTTCCGTAACGATCTATACtaattaatcctataatacttatatttaaaaatctcttTCCTTATACTCTacctttagcctttttaaagcttcctttaccttttagaactctatatttttttattcgaCGTactaattaaagtttttttcggagcttaccgctttactttattaatactCGATAGTTACtacctttataaccctcggtcctttcgatataataattaatacaatcttttttttttatccgagccgtttaggtACCCTATAGTcttttttaaagtattttaccttaccgtaattaaaatacttaaggttatttCTGCCCTAGCCCTTACTTTATaatctttattactatataacGTTAACTTCCATTAGTCCTACGTATATAATACCGGAGTAATTAGTACTAAGGTATTTTCTcttttacttatcgttaggacggttattaccgaaatatcctttattattattattactataataacCCTTACTACCTCTCTTCTCCGTACGCTGCTAGAactaccgatcgtcgatctaaatagctatagtaatatacttatcgataaTATTAAGTCTtaactctttatataatttatccttTACTTCTTCCTTAAAGCCGTTATAAAAGAGTTATATTAAtcctttatcgttaatagtactACGTAGGTTATCGATCTTAAATAAAGCTACGTAATTAACCGCTAAACGCGTTTAACGTAAGTTTATAAGCCTTTCCTACGCGCGCCTTACCTTATTATACTCCCTAAATACTTCTTTAAGCTTAGTCTTAAAGACATAATAGCTTTCGAAGtactttacggtaatcttcttttaatcctccggctcctacttataatagttatcgaggataggcttaaactacgcgaaagccctatccttaagtCTAGTAGCCGcgaaaattatttttaactttttattaGTAAACTAATTTAGGtaataacgaaaataggttttaagctAGATTAAAAATCCTTTAAGCTCTACCTTTCCTTTtctatagcgctccggtacTAGGAACTTAACGGTTAACTTAAGTACGGttataatagtaataatCTACTCTTAAGTCTATTAAGCCTCTTCCTTAAGCTCCCTAAAGCGCTTAACGACCTATTCTATAGTAGTAAGTACAGGTCTAGTATTAATAAAAGGTCCCTTACTACCTAGGCTAGGCGAGACGCttcctatctaaatattcttaAGTCCGGCCatagtagtaaaaagacgcctttaacttatccgtaataaagttaaagtaagtatataacgtataacgaacccctatctagaacctctaaaagggatactaatcgaaggcacttctaaataatcgtagctcggtgcagctaaatagtgtatAACAAAATGTCTTAATATAAATACtaaataccgtaaatacaagCTTAAATTACATACTGcagaactatctatctataccggccagttcctccgtatatatagacctcagGACCGTAAGGTGCTTGCCCTGCTACGgccccgatcactcctagcatattgcatcctgcgaagtgctcgtcgtgctatccccctaatcactcctagcacattgcatcctgcgaagtgctcgtcgtgctatccctctgatcactcctagcacattgcatcctgcagagtgctcatgagccttggcgccatagcacttctGCTTACCCCCTGATTGGTCATCCCCTGACCTCCTTAACGATAGGTTAGGggcgtcctgcgccccacatgtggcgcggcctgctgttgggttaactgtgacaagaccgcttatatacatgacccctaaacccccgaatcctccgagagccccacttccttactcaaaccctcaggcctgtggccgcaccccaaaccaatacGGACGATATTTATAAATTTAAATCTATATTCTCCACGGGAATCAAATCTAGAATTTCAATATAATAGCCGACGTACTATACATTATACTATAAaggttaaaaaaaaacattaaatataattaatattatacGTTTTAATTactttttaaagtaaaagGTATACTATTCACGgtatttaatatagtaataaaagaAGGACCGGCTATATTAAAATCGAAAAAAAAGTTAGAAAATTAATTAAGGCTTAAAGTAAAGTTTAAAATGTAAAGAGACTACGGAACGGTATTTTAGGCAGCGTCCGGCTATATAGAAGTACCCGGTAAAAGGTAGGTAACGCCGTAGCGGTAAACTACGCTGCGTAAATATCTTCCTAAGTATTCCGCGTAAAAAAATAgtttttataaatatacaGGGaatagtatatttattttatttaaccaaatttaataattaattataaaagtTAGTTTTTAAGTTTTACCTTTTACGTTTAAActtattttacttttttattatttaggTTATTATTAAATGGTAAATTATAATATtgaaaaaaaggaaaaaggtTTACAGGtaaaattaatattaaatctATTGTATAAAATTTTATAatattggtttggggtgcggccacaggcctgagggtcTGCGTAAGGAAGTGGAGCTCTCGGGAGATTCGGGAGGTTCAagggtcatgtatataagcggtctgcttcggacattctattttagacaggacatcgacttttatttctttatatttttgtgcTTTACACGCGTacaggcaattctggccctctaaTCAGGCCGAccaggtgcttattatgtggtctgcAAGCCCATaaagtcttttctttgtcctacgtggagtgcggcctgcaAGCGAGCTACTGTCACACAGGTGTCTTtattcagagaccctgttaAGGGTATATTTGTAGTATTGTGGTTAGTTAATATGTTTTCttactattttaatatatatattcgAAGTAGCCTAAAAACCTAAagattataatataaaaaattCTAGAAGTAAAATAGATAAAGTATAATATTACGGTAAAACTATAATAAAAGATTTGTAAAGTAAAGAAaaaaattattttattttataataatatttttatatataattaaatataaaaatagtaaagaaaagtaaaaaggaAAACTAtgtattattattaatagtaaaagaaaattaaGCCGTAAGGGCTTTAGTCTaaagaaaaaatattatattacggtttTAGGAAATAATAGGGTTACGGAagttaattaatattaaattaGGCGATCGAGCAAGGCTTATAGTTTAATTAAAagcaacggactaataaaataGGGACCGGGGATTCCGGCGGAGTTTACCGTTTACagtttaatattaattaattataaatagaCCGAAAACTATTTATAAGTTAATAGTTTACAGTCTTaaagtctatatatataaagaaattaattaaaatagaTAAACAGTTTTAgaatatataatttaaacttatatttacggtattttatatttatatttaaatattctattatatattatttaaaaacTTGGATAAAAATCGAACTTACGTTTTTAATATAGAAATTAATATATCATATATTATATTCTTAAACTAATAAGTATAAATAAATTTAAatttaataaatattatatgTTTTGTTATTATAAAAAGATTTGATAATATAGTATTAATGGGAAACTaaaagtatatttatatttaaaaaaacCTATTAAATCTTTTTAATTATAAGAGAACCACAACGGGCATCAAATCTATACCTtagatataataattaacGTACTATACATTATAAAGTTAGAAAATATAACGGAATCTAAATATAATTAGTATTATGCGTTTTAATTATttagaaaagtaaaaagcATATTACCGGCGGTACTTTACAGGGTTAAGAAAGAAAAACCGGCTGTATTAAAGTCTAAAGAAATGTCGGAAAGTTAATTAAAGCTTAAGAAAGGATctaaaaaaaagaagtcgGATAggataataataaaggattTCATTACGGAACAGTCCTATAAGGTAGTAAAATAAGTAAATTACTTTTcatatttaattttttaaaAGTTTTTTACGTTATTTAAATTATAGAAGATAATATAAATTCTTTTATTAAACTAAAGTTATTTTCATTTACGTAAACGGATcacttttattattaaagtaaataaattTGACTTTTAGTTTTTCTATATCGAAATCAAAACGGTTGTAATAAATTACGATTTTACGGAGGTTAAAAGCGGATAAACCGCCGGTTTTATAAAAAgaattaataaaaaaatattcaaaaaataataaaaaaaaatcgGGAAAAAAAGTTCCTAAAGAAATAaacgatatttataataagtataaaaaataattatagtaGTAAAATTACGTAAGACGATATTAAATATGGTATTACaataaataattttaaaataaataaacttTAAGCGTTTAAAAATCtaattaaaaatataataaaaataaaataaagaaaaatttttttactataattaataatagaAAAGGAAATTAGGCCGTAAGGACTTCGGCTTAAAAAAggagtattatattacgATTTAAAAGAGTAAAATTGCCTGGAGTAATAAAACTAAAGTAACGGATAAGTAAAGCCTATAGAGCAGGAAATAATATAAGCTAGAAAATCTAGGATTTAGAAAATAGATCTATAGATCTAGGGATGAAAGCTAGATCTATAGATATAAAGTTTGAAAGCTAGATTTAGAAAGATCTAAGGATTAGAAGATAGATctaggtacggaggtacttTGGAGTTAAGATCTATATATAttgaggaactggctagtgtagatagacagttccgcaatatataataattataagttataatcgttggtatttagactattgtgatcAAGAtaagccattgttgtacactgtttagctataTCGAATCAagattattcagaagtgccttcaatttgtatccctttcagaggttctgaataggggttcgtcacactttAGCAGCTTTAATAAATTTTGTTAGAGTTCTATATAGgttaaatattaataaaatatatgGAactatctatatataaatctTTTATAGTTTTCACGTCTATAAAAAATCTGATGTCTAGTATAGACCTATTTTACCTACATTTATAGACTTTTTTATATTAGAAAACTTTAGCCCTAGTTCGAAGATATAGGGTGGAGACTTATTCTGGATGTGGTTAGCATGCCAACCTTCGGGAGAAAACTATGCTGGCGCGCAGCCGGGCTCGTCGCAACGGCTCACGGTGCCATAGTTCGCCGCAATGGACAGGAAACCCCGGCTCGTTGAAGGAGCTAAGGGCGCTCTCCTGGGGATCGTGGACGTTGAATCAGACGTTGAATCAAATCTAAATTCTCGCCAGAAAGACCGGACAAttccagcttctcgagaaTTTTCAACGCCGTTTGTCCATCCTGTCCTGCCCTGCGTTCGCCGCGGCCGTTGCTGGAATCAATCCGACACGGCAGAACAAAGACGGGAGTGGGGTAGCTTTTCGCAGTTGCGCCCACAGCGGTTCGATCGGCGTCAGCTTTGCTCCCTTTTGGCCACTGATTGTGATGGAAGAGACGGTACTgtcttcaacttcatccGTTTGCCAGCTTCTTTGCCCATTGTACTCGCTCTTTTCTTGTCGCATCCAGCGTTCAGCATCACTAGCCCGGCCCCCCTTTACAGTGCTGTCACGTAGCACCAGCAACTTCCCCGGCAAATCTGTCGATAGATCAGAATCATCGTCCCATCTCGAAACACCTCTCTTTATAACACCTGTTCGCATCCGCATAGCCGCCGAGATCTCCGAGTCCAGTCTTCCTGTTGGCCTCCTATCTCTGCGTCATGCCCGCAGCTCTTCAATCCACACGATTATGATTTACGACCTAGATTGAATGAACAATGGACTCCTCGCGAACACGGGGAGTATCTTTCACGGCTCCGCGCCGCGTCTTTACGGCATCAGTCCACCAGCCTGCGGTAGTGCCCCCGcggccatcttcctcctcctccgcttcgCAACCCACCGGCGGTCTCGTCGATACTCTTTACGACCATTCTAATGTGAAAATCGTTTCCTTCTCGGCAGGATCCCAGTTCCTTGCCATTGGCTCCAAAGGCACGGGTCCCGACATTGAGCCTGGCTCGCTATCTTGGTCCTCACAGTTAGAGCGGACCATTGCAGTCGGTACGTGAGACACAACATCTGCCGTGGCAACTGAACTCTAATTCCTCATATTTACAGGACCTTTCCGCATTTACCGCGCCCCTGGATCAGTCGCATTCCTGAGCTGCGGCTCTGCATTACAACCCATTTTGAAGAAGAGTCAGGTCTGGTGCGTGGACGAAGAATCCAGCAAGTTCGTACTACAGATACGACGCCCCCAGTATTGGCGGATTGAAGTACCAGTGAAGGATCCCGAGGACCAGCGACGAGCCGAAGTATTGCGAGAGGTCTTTGACCAGATTCTGCAGTTTGAAAAGACTCCGTGTCCTTTCGCGAGGTCTTTCACCGTTGACCTTCCAGAAAGCGCTCCTGTCAAGTTGAAGCCATGGACACCAGCGCGGAGATCCAGTGCCTGTCTCCCTGTGCGACCGTCTACGCCAGTCGAGATTGCGCATATTCATCGGGGTCCACCACGGGGGTCGATTTGCCTTGGCGACCTGTCATTGAGTGAACAAGGCAAATACTTGGATTCGACACTGGAAGAAAACCCAAGAGAACACAAGGCAAAATCCCAGGCTCATGAGGGCTCGCCTGTAGGAGAGGCGAGTGGAAATGCGTTGCGCCCATCACCCCTTGAGATTAAGAAGACTGAAGAAAAGGGGCCTGTCACCCCTCCACAGCTCACAGTGGTCACGCCGCCCCCTTCAAATCCCAAAAAGACGAGGACTCCACGAGAAGTATCACCCAAGAGTGCCAGCTTTCAGTCACCAGAAAATTCTCAGGATTCCTTTCGCAGTCCAGATTCATGGGCTTCACACTCTCTACCTTTGTCGCCACCCCTGTCCAGCCCAGGGTCCCCTCGAAGCTCTCTACCCTTCAGAACTAGCCTCCAAAACTCATGCCTTGATACCCCTACAACACCCGTTGTAGCACCTAGCAACAACCTTACCACAGCCGCCAAGGCATCACAGTCATGGAGTATCTCCACCTCCGAATCCGGAAGGACGGAGAACAGCGAGGAAGCCACTctatcctcctccatctctgAATTGGAATGTTCCCCAAAGTCCAAGGCCCCAGCGCCAAGACAACAGTCTATTCCTTCCATTATCCACTCGGTCCCAGAAGAAGCCATCGAAGACGAGCCAGAGTACGAGTCCTTCCCCACAGCGTTCACCACACCAACTCCTACCATTTCCAtctcgccatctccttcctcgacgacgatCACCACGCCCACCCAACAGCAACGCCGTCCGGGTATCCGCCGGGCTACTACTTCATCTTCGCTAGCCCCCGACCGTAGGGCGTtgtctcctctcccccctgcAGCGGACCTCTTCACCCCACGCAGCACACTCACATCTTCCCCACCTTCCAACCGCCAGATGCGCAGTCtgccgatgatggtggtgcaaAAGACGTGCGAGATTCTGAtgtcacctccctctcaccTTATCAGTCTGATGCTGAAGATTGCGGCGAGGATCTTGGCAGGGgagtggaaggggttgatatttgggtggggggagaagggggagaggttggaagtGGAGTGGGATTGGAGTGATGACGACATCAgtcctcagcagcagcagagaaaGAAGACGACGGGGACAAGGGCGAGAGGGTGGTCGACGCTTAAGGTTAATAATAGTAATGGTAATAATGCGAATGAGAGGGTGGATGActggtggttgaagaggaagaagagtagGGATCGGATGGCGGGGACTTTCCcggagagtgatgatgatgaggaggagggggttgatccTCTCGAGGTTAAGAACAGGAAGGTGAAGGCGTTgagtggtggggaggatgaggatgcgaTGAGCTCGGGGGTGGATTAGAGGCTTTACCCCcggtttgttgttggatcatcatcatctcctgaGCTGTCGTCGCctacgaggaggaagaggaggggggtttttgaggcgttgagggaggtgggggtttTACTTGGGACtggggggtgctggtgggggtttctttttgatgggttggtttggatTTGTAtgattattttttttttttggggtaGGAAGAATCACAGGCTTCGTCAAGGTATTATGGGAGTACGGATCATGAAATGATACCTGGACAATTGGGACAAGGGATATGATGGGGGTATGGATGGATTGGGTGGATTGAGAGTACCATACATGCTATGAAGTATAAGCCGGACAGAGAGAGTTTGCTTGGTAATTTTGTGTATGAGATAATCAGAG
The sequence above is a segment of the Podospora pseudoanserina strain CBS 124.78 chromosome 5, whole genome shotgun sequence genome. Coding sequences within it:
- a CDS encoding hypothetical protein (EggNog:ENOG503P12V; COG:S), with the protein product MDSSRTRGVSFTAPRRVFTASVHQPAVVPPRPSSSSSASQPTGGLVDTLYDHSNVKIVSFSAGSQFLAIGSKGTGPDIEPGSLSWSSQLERTIAVGPFRIYRAPGSVAFLSCGSALQPILKKSQVWCVDEESSKFVLQIRRPQYWRIEVPVKDPEDQRRAEVLREVFDQILQFEKTPCPFARSFTVDLPESAPVKLKPWTPARRSSACLPVRPSTPVEIAHIHRGPPRGSICLGDLSLSEQGKYLDSTLEENPREHKAKSQAHEGSPVGEASGNALRPSPLEIKKTEEKGPVTPPQLTVVTPPPSNPKKTRTPREVSPKSASFQSPENSQDSFRSPDSWASHSLPLSPPLSSPGSPRSSLPFRTSLQNSCLDTPTTPVVAPSNNLTTAAKASQSWSISTSESGRTENSEEATLSSSISELECSPKSKAPAPRQQSIPSIIHSVPEEAIEDEPEYESFPTAFTTPTPTISISPSPSSTTITTPTQQQRRPGIRRATTSSSLAPDRRALSPLPPAADLFTPRSTLTSSPPSNRQMRSLPMMVVQKTCEILMSPPSHLISLMLKIAARILAGEWKGLIFGWGEKGERLEVEWDWSDDDISPQQQQRKKTTGTRARGWSTLKVNNSNGNNANERVDDWWLKRKKSRDRMAGTFPESDDDEEEGVDPLEVKNRKVKALSGGEDEDAMSSGVD